In Malus sylvestris chromosome 15, drMalSylv7.2, whole genome shotgun sequence, a single genomic region encodes these proteins:
- the LOC126605449 gene encoding very-long-chain (3R)-3-hydroxyacyl-CoA dehydratase PASTICCINO 2A-like: MAGLLSALRRLYLSLYNWTVFLGWFQVLRLALKTLSESGHQHVYNAVERRLLLAQSAAVLEIVHGLVALVRSPVTATLRQIGSRLYLTWGILWSFPETRSHMLVCSLVISWSITEEALGFAPSWLLWLRYSTFILLYPTGITSEVGLIYIALPHMKNSEKYSIRMPNKWNFCFDYFYAAIVALGIYVPGMHRFHGHIFLQYLNNLTGFSSFSRGLICRRDSLHVRVYAWTEEESSCKGQRGVDGNKVLIDLLLGG, from the exons ATGGCGGGACTATTATCCGCTCTCAGGCGCCTTTACCTCTCCCTCTACAACTGGACTGTCTTCCTCGGATG GTTTCAGGTACTGCGTCTTGCTCTCAAGACTCTCAGTGAATCCGGCCACCAACATGTTTACAATGCCGTCGAACGCCGTCTTCTTCTCGCCCAGTCCGCCGCCGTTTTGGAG ATTGTTCATGGGCTAGTGG CTTTGGTGAGATCTCCAGTAACGGCAACACTGCGGCAAATCGGTTCACGATTGTATCTGACATGGGGAATCCTGTGGAGTTTTCCTGAG ACTCGGAGTCATATGCTAGTGTGCTCTTTGGTCATCAGCTGGTCTATCACCGAG GAGGCTCTTGGTTTTGCACCTTCATGGCTCTTGTGGCTCAG GTATagcaccttcatcttgttgtaTCCAACTGGCATCACAAGTGAAGTTGGTCTAATATATATTGCCCTGCCACACATGAAG AACTCTGAGAAGTATTCTATAAGGATGCCAAACAAGTGGAACTTCTGTTTCGATTACTTCTATGCTGCAATCGTTGCCCTAGGAATCTATGTCCCAGGCATGCACCGTTTTCACGGGCATATTTTTTTACAATACTTAAACAATTTAACcggtttttcttcattttcccgTGGATTAATTTGTCGCAGGGATTCCTTACATGTACGGGTATATGCTTGGACAGAGGAAGAAAGCTCTTGCAAAGGCCAAAGGGGAGTAGACGGCAACAAAGTTTTAAT AGATTTGCTGCTAGGCGGTTAG
- the LOC126605446 gene encoding guanosine nucleotide diphosphate dissociation inhibitor At5g09550 — MDEEYDVIVLGTGLKECILSGLLSVDGLKVLHMDRNDYYGGESTSLNLNQLWKRFRGEDKPPETLGSSREYNVDMIPKFMMANGALVRVLIHTDVTKYLNFKAVDGSFVYNKGKVHKVPANDVEALKSPLMGLFEKRRARKFFIYVQDYDENDPKSHEGLDLNKVTARELISKYGLDDNTVDFIGHALALQQDDNYLAEPAMDFVKRMKLYAESLARFQGGSPYIYPLYGLGELPQAFARLSAVYGGTYMLSKPECKVEFENGKAIGVTSEGETAKCKKVVCDPSYLPNKVKIVGKVARAICIMSHPIPNTNDSHSVQVILPQKQLGRKSDMYLFCCSYSHNVAAKGKYIAFVLTEAETDNPQVELKPGTDLLGAVDEIFFDTYDRYEPTNQGDGDNCFISASYDATTHFETTVQDVIAMYSKITGKALDLSVDLSAASAAEE, encoded by the exons ATGGATGAAGAATACGACGTCATCGTCCTCGGAACCGGCCTCAAAGAGTGCATTCTCAGCGGCCTTCTCTCAGTTGATGGTCTCAAG GTACTGCATATGGATAGGAACGACTATTATGGAGGAGAGTCTACCTCACTCAATCTCAACCAG CTCTGGAAGCGATTCAGGGGCGAGGATAAGCCTCCagaaactttgggctcaagtaGAGAGTACAATGTTGATATGATCCCCAAG TTCATGATGGCCAacggagctttggttcgtgtcCTGATTCACACTGACGTTACTAAATATCTGAATTTCAAGGCTGTAGATGGTAGTTTCGTGTATAACAAAGGGAAG GTCCACAAAGTACCAGCTAATGATGTGGAAGCACTGAAATCTCCACTTATGGGATTATTCGAGAAGCGGAGAGCTCGAAAGTTTTTCATTTATGTGCAGGACTATGACGAGAATGATCCAAAATCTCATGAAGGACTGGACCTCAACAAAGTCACAGCACGAGAGCTTATTTC GAAGTACGGGCTAGATGACAATACTGTCGATTTCATTGGGCATGCACTGGCTCTCCAGCAAGATGATAATTACTTGGCCGAGCCAGCTATGGATTTTGTGAAGAGGATGAAG TTATATGCAGAGTCGCTCGCACGCTTTCAAGGAGGATCTCCTTATATTTATCCCCTGTACGGTCTAGGAGAGCTCCCCCAG GCATTTGCTCGGTTGAGTGCTGTTTATGGCGGCACCTACATGCTCAGCAAGCCAGAATGCAAG GTAGAGTTTGAAAACGGGAAGGCCATTGGTGTGACTTCTGAAGGAGAAACTGCAAAATGCAAAAAAGTTGTATGTGATCCTTCATATTTGCCTAACAAG GTGAAAATAGTAGGGAAAGTTGCCCGTGCGATATGTATTATGAGTCATCCAATCCCAAACACCAATGATTCTCACTCAGTCCAGGTTATTCTACCCCAGAAGCAACTTGGACGTAAATCTGATAT GTACTTGTTTTGCTGCTCCTACTCCCACAACGTAGCTGCGAAAGGGAAATACATTGCTTTTGTGTTAACGGAGGCAGAGACCGATAATCCTCAGGTGGAACTGAAGCCTGGAACAGATCTCCTTGGGGCTGTAGATGAAATCTTTTTTGACACTTACGACAGATACGAACCTACTAACCAGGGTGATGGTGACAATTGTTTCATATCCGCG AGTTACGACGCAACGACACACTTTGAGACTACCGTCCAAGATGTGATTGCCATGTACAGCAAGATAACTGGAAAG GCCCTTGACCTGAGTGTGGATTTGAGTGCTGCTAGCGCCGCTGAAGAATGA